Part of the Listeria innocua genome is shown below.
CCGCTATCAGGGTGGTAACGATCCAGCCGATTTCAGCATCGCGGAGGTAAGGTATCCCTGTAGCGTAACCTACTAAGAATACTAGACTTGCTACCAAAAGTAGAAATCCAACCAAAAATACTGGTTTTTTGATTATTTTACGCATTGTTTTTAATGGTTTCAAAAGTTGTTTTATCGAGACCGCGAATAAGTGTTGTAATCATTTCTTTCGCCGCAGCGTAGTCATCCACATGTAAAATCGAGTTAGATGAGTGAATATATCTAGCCGGAACACCAATTACTGCACTCGGAATACCACTAAGTGACGTGTGAACTTTACCGGCATCTGTTCCACCAGGTGAAACAAAATATTGATATGGAATTTTATTTGATTCCGCAGTATCAAGTAAAAATTCACGCATACCACGGTGCATAATCATCGTCCGGTCAAAAATACGCAGTAAGAAACCTTGGCCAATTTGACCGAATTGCGATTTATTCCCAGTCGTATCATTGGCAGGACTAGCATCTAACGCGAAAAATAAATCTGGTTGAATCATATTCGCACTTACACCCGCACCACGAAGACCGACTTCTTCTTGCACATTCGCACCAGCAAAAAGCGTATTTGGTAAAGATTCCCCTTTTAATTCTTTCATAAGCTCAATTGCAAGACCGACACCATAACGGTTATCCCACGCTTTAGCTAAAATTTTCTTTGGATTTGCAAGTGGAGTGAATTCAGCGACAGGAACGATAAATTGCCCTGGTTTGATACCGATTTTTTCAGCGTCCGCTTTATCATCTGCACCAATATCAATAAGTAAGTTTTTCGGGTCAGTTGGTTTGCTACGTTCCGCTTCTGATAGTAAATGCGGAGGAACAGAGGCTACAACGCCAATTACAGGACCATTTGGCGCCATAATTTGCACACGTTGCGCTTGTAAAACTTGCGGATTCCAACCACCAATTGTTTGGAAACGAATCAAACCATTGTCTGTAATTTGCGTTACCATAAAGCCAACTTCATCCATATGGGCTGCAACTAATACGCGCGGACCATCAGTCGCTCCGTGTCGCACACCAAAAATGCCACCTAAGCCATCTTGGATAATTTCATCGGAAACCGGTTCAAGTTCTTTTCGCATAAATGCTCGAATTCTATGTTCATCACCCGAAGTACCTTGAAGTTCCGTTAATTCTTTAAACATTGCTAACGTTTCTTTTTCCATTAATAATCATCTCTTTCCGTGTGAAATCTATTTTATTATAGCAAATAAAAGATGTTTCCGCTTGCCTTACTTCTCCATTTTATCGAAAGCGCGTTCAAAAATCCTTTTATAATCAAAAATTTGTAGTATAATGGTTAAAAGAGATGTTCATAAGACGTCTTTTAAAAAGAATAGCAAACACTAGGGAGGAAAAGCGATGAACTGGAAAGCTTTCATTGCCGGCGTTGGAGCAGGAGCAGCAGCTGGACACCTTGTTTATCATTATTTACTTAGCGATAAAACAATTTCAGGGGACGTCATCTTAGAAAATGTAAAAAATGCGTTCAAACAAGAAGGACCTATTGAAGGTTCTTGGATTCAACTAAAAAAGCAACACTATAAAAAATTCGCCATTGATACATTCGTATACCACGGTGGTATCACTTGCATTCGTGAGGGCGAGAAAAAACAATTCGAATTTATCGCAGACGCTAACACAGGAACAATCATTGATGTGTATTTAGCCTAAAAATTAAAACGACTACCCACTTGGGGAGTCGTTTTTTTAACGAATAAAACTATCAATTTTCTTTTTAATAACAGCTTCGTCCACCACGCCTTGCTCAATCAGTTCTTTCATTTGTTCTGTATAAATCACTTTCGCAGCTGCATCCATTGCTTTTTTCACAGCTGCTATTTGTTGCATAATTGTTTCTAAATCGCGATCTTCCTCTGTCATATTTTTGATTGAACGTACGTGACCTTCAATCTTCGCAAATCTTGTTACTAGCGCTTTCTTCTGTTCGCTTTTCATATATACCCCCTTATAGTATATCGGATAGGAACCCCCTACCCAGGTTATGATTTCGGCTTTAAATAAAGCTTTATAAGTTATATAATAACACAAAATAAAAATACCCTCAAAAAAAGAAGCGGAATCCCACTTCTTAATTTCGATTTTCTATTTTTAGTTCAGCATCAATTTCTCCATTTCCGCCGATTTTAACTGCTCGGAATCTAGCATCATGGTACGATAAAAACCAATAATTTTTCCCAAAAGTTCGCTTGAAAATATCTTGTTTTGCCGCGATGGATGTCATAGGATAATCATCATATGCCGTTACCCATAAAACATTTTGGTGAGCGAATGTCGGAAAAATATCTGCCATATGAATCGCTAGTTCTCCACCGGACTCAAACCAAACGGCAGAATGTCCAGCACTATGTCCTCCAGTATGAGTCATTTTAATCGCATCATTAAATCGTTTTTCTTTCGTAAATGTGTGGACTTGCCCTTTTATTGCTTGCCAGTTTTCTTGCCAATAAGTTGCTTTTGAACGAATATTCGGGTGTTGCATTTCGTCCCATTCAATTTCAGAAGTCCAGATTTCCGCATTTGGAAAAATAGAATAATAACCCTCTTCTGAACAACCAGTCAAACCTAACACGTGGTCAAAATGTAAATGAGTCATTAAACAGTAGTCTATATCCTCAGGGGCAATATTTAGTTTTGCTAAATCTTCTAATACGAAAGACTCTTCAGTTACCCCATAATTACGTTTTTGTTTTTCTGTTAGTCGCCCGTTCCCTAGCCCGCTATCAATTAGATAATTTTTCCCTAAATACTGAAAAAACATCGGATCGGTTACATTAGCTAATTGATTTTTTTCATTTGCTGGATATTTTTTCTCCCATAAAGGTTTTGGAACTACCCCAAACATTGCTCCGCCGTCAAAATGAGTATAACCTCCGCGCAACCAATAAATTTTTATTTCTCCAATTTGAATGGAATCCATTTTTAACGCCTCCAATTAAAAATAAAAACCAGATGCAGCAAGTGCACCTGGTTTATCCTAGTCAATCTCTATCAAATTTTGCTTCAAGACGATAGATTGGGAATCCTTTAGCTGAAAATTTTTCTTCGTATTCAGTTTTTATATTCCCTTCGTAATCGCTATTATGCAAATCAAGTGATACAAAAGTTAGTAACATATTATATTCTGAAAAAGCTACTAATGAATATTCAAACAAGCTGCGGTTATCCGTTTTGAAATGAATCTCCCCTGCTTTT
Proteins encoded:
- a CDS encoding YtnP family quorum-quenching lactonase produces the protein MDSIQIGEIKIYWLRGGYTHFDGGAMFGVVPKPLWEKKYPANEKNQLANVTDPMFFQYLGKNYLIDSGLGNGRLTEKQKRNYGVTEESFVLEDLAKLNIAPEDIDYCLMTHLHFDHVLGLTGCSEEGYYSIFPNAEIWTSEIEWDEMQHPNIRSKATYWQENWQAIKGQVHTFTKEKRFNDAIKMTHTGGHSAGHSAVWFESGGELAIHMADIFPTFAHQNVLWVTAYDDYPMTSIAAKQDIFKRTFGKNYWFLSYHDARFRAVKIGGNGEIDAELKIENRN
- a CDS encoding metal-sensitive transcriptional regulator; its protein translation is MKSEQKKALVTRFAKIEGHVRSIKNMTEEDRDLETIMQQIAAVKKAMDAAAKVIYTEQMKELIEQGVVDEAVIKKKIDSFIR
- a CDS encoding M42 family metallopeptidase, with protein sequence MEKETLAMFKELTELQGTSGDEHRIRAFMRKELEPVSDEIIQDGLGGIFGVRHGATDGPRVLVAAHMDEVGFMVTQITDNGLIRFQTIGGWNPQVLQAQRVQIMAPNGPVIGVVASVPPHLLSEAERSKPTDPKNLLIDIGADDKADAEKIGIKPGQFIVPVAEFTPLANPKKILAKAWDNRYGVGLAIELMKELKGESLPNTLFAGANVQEEVGLRGAGVSANMIQPDLFFALDASPANDTTGNKSQFGQIGQGFLLRIFDRTMIMHRGMREFLLDTAESNKIPYQYFVSPGGTDAGKVHTSLSGIPSAVIGVPARYIHSSNSILHVDDYAAAKEMITTLIRGLDKTTFETIKNNA
- a CDS encoding PepSY domain-containing protein, whose product is MNWKAFIAGVGAGAAAGHLVYHYLLSDKTISGDVILENVKNAFKQEGPIEGSWIQLKKQHYKKFAIDTFVYHGGITCIREGEKKQFEFIADANTGTIIDVYLA